Genomic segment of Panicum virgatum strain AP13 chromosome 9N, P.virgatum_v5, whole genome shotgun sequence:
aagttttggatatcttttcgacatttacgtcttggacaacccgacggggttcgtatataacagttctgtcttaacgattactccagtccttggttaaaggacaccttactcgcctcgctcgagtaagttttggatatcccttcgacatttacgtcttgggcaatccgacggggttcgtacctaacagttctgtcttaaggattactctagtccttggttaaaggacaccttactcgcctcgctcgagtaagttttggatatttttttgacatttacgtcttgggcaacccgacgggttcgtacctaacagttctatcttaaggattactccagtccttggttaaaggacaccttactcgcctcgctcgagtaagttttggatatcccttcgacatttacgtcttgggcaacccgacggggttcgtacctaacagttctttcttaaggattactccagtccttggttaaaggacaccttactcgcctcgctcgagtaagttttggatatcttttcgacatttacgttttgggcaacccgacggggttcgtacctaacaattctgtcttaaggattactccagttcttggttaaaggacaccttactcgcctcgctcaaGTAAGTTTttgatatcccttcgacatttacgtcttgggcaacccgacggggttcgtacctaatagttttgtcttaaggattactctagtccttggttaaaggacaccctactcgctggctcgagtaggttttgaaTACTTCTTCGGCATTtttgtcttgggcaacccgacggggctCGTACCTAACAGATTtcacccgtattttcatacggatgatctttACCCAAGACTGAACGCCATTGGATAATAGATCTGGGAACCAAAAGACCATGCGAAACTAAAGTTTCAAGGTCAGATtgggaacacttacttgtgttccagcCTTCCTTATGGGTTGGCTCTGTAGCCGCACCCTTCCCCATGGTcgccttcttgggagccatccggAAATCAGCGGATCGTTTCACGCGCATACAATGGCGGAAACCCTAGGGCGAGAATGGGGAGCGAAAGAGAAGGAAGAACTCTAGATCTGGGGGCTTGAATGCAAAGACAGATCTAACGCAGTAAAAGCAAGTGGCGGCCGGTGGAAAAAAAACCTagttaccgtttcattttataatggcggtggcagcatggtaaaaacacccgACATGCTAACAGTCCGTTGCAAATCGCGGAAAAAATGGGATTTTCTGAGATATTTCTTTTTCTAAGAGATTACAttctagaaaaagaaaacactcacaccCCTAGTCAATTACTCGACTCTTCTTTCCTCGActaggattacattccagaataAGGAAAAGTACTCTACGCAGTACAACTACTCAATATTACAGCTCGAGTATTTTTTCCTATCTAACTTTTCAGCGACTCAGGTCTGCtcgcacacttcttggcttcctgggAAGACTGTTgtagctagatcggcccgaggccgtaACAAAGTACGAAAATGTTATTCCcattaagggaataatgatactcgtactttgggagaaaagtttcaagagtatggtgacagattacagtaatcgtctcgcaagtcctcttgtagcatcttctggagaaacttcttcttctcccagaatacgttgtgacaagattaagtctccttaccagagatgtcagttcttgggcacccagaaacaggcaaccccaaggatgttaCACAACAAGACCCAACCAGTCCACAGGGAACccgcctcattggaagatgcaaggacatgatgtccagaatGGACCCAATGAGAGCATGGGAGTGGCAGGATGAGGTAGtagggacttctcttgtcactcacaagttctcttctaacatcttttgctggaaaggactacacaaacttcatgagggcgagagcaagaacaacaAAGATAAGACATGGctgctacactttggtgcttctggcaaagaCCTCTCccccaccttttatagccacaaaggGACTTactgaaggagaacccgtgactCTACAGTGCACGCATTCACGAATGCATTCATGGCAGTATTCATGGAGCGATTCACGTGTGCAGTAAATGACGCAATAATTCTCCAAACAGTTACGTCccatgtgagcactgaataaaagccgtacatcccggattttattcctgaagttatttcgggtgcaatcagtgtggtgtattcaattgtatcatttttctgggattctacccgaaaaagaggtcttttcgggtaccggatctgatgaatcctgcaaataatctgaaggataaaatctgatacCACGTCTTAAAtctttaattccaaatctatgctCGGGGACTACTCGCGGCAAAAGGAATTTTGATTTAAGACTCGGGgactgcgggatatgtgcatcagagatttatttttcaaatttgttggaaaataaagaagaaaaaagactgaagtgacacTCAGCTTGATTCTGCAATTCAACTTAAGGCTCGGgtgctactccatatggagcgcgagtacttcgcgcaccatatatgaccAGGATTTtggggtttgagcacctcacagcctcggagcaaccagaagtacttaaaggactactcgacgtatctgaaggaaggcccagaagcaaccaggaAGGATGTTCTggctacttgaagtactcgaagatgcccagccaagtactcgacgactacaggactcggctacgaagagctcgggggcttgtcagacccggggcagcgggactgcttataggcatagaatgttttaGAGTGAGGGATAGtttatggatgtaccttacctcttttgtaaataTCCGAATagacgtagaactagctgcagtacaaaaaaAACtatccgattgtgttgtagtagaatTCTTTTTTTGCGAGTGTGTTGTAGTAgaattccaactgtactcggctaggactttccatgtaatcctgtcccccccgatatataagggcgggcagggacctctccaaataatcatcaacagctaaggcaatacaaaccaccacacaggacgtaaggtattacgcaactcgcggcccgaacctgtctaaatattTGTGTTTCTtataccatcgagttccagagcagtcgatcctacttacaaaccttactgctaaggataTCTCTGAGCAGGATTGGCATTAAACACCGACACATATCCGGCTCATGATCAGGTATAGTATGCAGAACCTCGTCAGTTGTCGTTGGATCATCAGACCTCGAGGGGCCGAGGGGAAGCAAACCAAACGCTGAATGCTTGAGTTGCACGTTGCACCGCGATGCAGCTGCCAGCGAGTCGCGAGCGCGGCGCTCTCCGATGTCCGTTCCTCCGTTGCTTCAGCGTCACGCGgtccggccggcgcggcggagtcACGGCTCCGGCCTCCGGGGCTCGCGCGCGCCGATGCCATATTGCCAGGGCACCCTGCTCCCTGCACGGGCTGCGCTCGGAGATGCGAGCAGCGACGCAATCCAACGCTCGATCCCCGACGACTGGGCACTGTGCAGGCCTTGACTGATTAATGCTCAGCATTAATAACTCCTGATCTCGATCCTCCTGCAAGCCCTCGCGATGCTGATCATGGCCAGCGATCTGCCCAATGCGTCGCCGAGACGCGGATCTCCAgtcaattctttttctttttgccccccgctagctgcagcctgcagctagCGGTCTCCTCCCGCCATTCCATTCGATTCTCGCATCTGCTCTGCTGCAGCTCAACTCTGGGCACGCACCGGCCAAACGCCTCCGCACGCGTTGCCATTTCGGGGCTCCCGCATGCGGCCTTAAACCACACACCCGCCACGGCACggcgtagcagcagcagcatggagAGGGTCGGCGCCCACGGCGGCAAGCGGTGGCTGCCACGCCTCCTCTTGCTCGCCGCCCTCTCGTGGCTCCTGATGGTCTACCTCCACGCTGCCGTGTTCCACGCCCCGGCCGTAAGCGCGCCGCCGCACACGTccctcgtcgccgtcgcgtcGGACCGCGAGGACGgccgccgcttcctcctccgccaaGAAGAGCAGCTCAAGAAGATCGCGTCCGCGTCGGCGTCCGCGTCCGCCAGCGCGCTACCGGTGGCGGcaggggaggagcggcggcgcccgcgcggaGTCGGCGGGGGCGACGCCTGCCGCGGGCGGTACGTGTACATCCACGACTTGCCGCCGCGGTTCAACGCCGACATCATCCGCAACTGCCGAAAGACCGAGGACCACTGGGCGGACATGTGCCGGTTCCTGAGGAACGACGGCCTCGGCCGGCCGCTCGCCGACCGCATCGACGGCGTCATCAAGAGCGAGGCCGGGTGGTACGACACGCACCAGTTCGCGCTCGACGCCATCTTCCACAACCGGATGAAGCAGTACGAGTGCCTGACCAGCGACTCCGCCGAGGCCTCCGCCGTGTTCGTCCCCTTCTACGCCGGCTTCGACTTCGTCCGCTACCACTGGGGCTACGACAACGCCACCAGGGACGCCGCGTCGGTGGACCTGACGGAGTGGCTCATGGCGCGCCCCGAGTGGCGGCGCATGGGCGGGCGCGACCACTTCCTCGTCGCCGGGCGGACGGGGTGGGATTTCCGCAGGAGCAACAACGTCGACCCGGACTGGGGCAACGACCTCCTCGTCATGCCCGCCGGCCAGAACATGTCGGTGCTCGTGCTCGAGTCCGCGATGCTGCACGGCAGCGACTACCCCGTGCCGTACCCGACCTACTTCCACCCCAGGTCGGACGCCGACGTGCTCCGGTGGCAGGACAGGGTGCGCGGCCAGCGGCGGACGTGGCTCATGGCGTTCGTGGGCGCGCCACGGCCCGACGTCCCCATCAACATCCGGGTCCGGGACCACGTCATCGCGCAGTGCAAGGCGTCCAGCGCCTGCACCATGCTGGGCTGCGCGCGCGCCACCGGGAGCACCCAGTGCCACACCCCCGGCAACATCATGCGCCTGTTCCAGAAGACCGTCTTCTGCCTGCAGCCGCCCGGCGACACCTGCACGCGGCGGTCGGCGTTCGACTCCATGGTGGCCGGCTGCATCCCGGTGTTCTTC
This window contains:
- the LOC120689973 gene encoding xyloglucan galactosyltransferase KATAMARI1 homolog, giving the protein MERVGAHGGKRWLPRLLLLAALSWLLMVYLHAAVFHAPAVSAPPHTSLVAVASDREDGRRFLLRQEEQLKKIASASASASASALPVAAGEERRRPRGVGGGDACRGRYVYIHDLPPRFNADIIRNCRKTEDHWADMCRFLRNDGLGRPLADRIDGVIKSEAGWYDTHQFALDAIFHNRMKQYECLTSDSAEASAVFVPFYAGFDFVRYHWGYDNATRDAASVDLTEWLMARPEWRRMGGRDHFLVAGRTGWDFRRSNNVDPDWGNDLLVMPAGQNMSVLVLESAMLHGSDYPVPYPTYFHPRSDADVLRWQDRVRGQRRTWLMAFVGAPRPDVPINIRVRDHVIAQCKASSACTMLGCARATGSTQCHTPGNIMRLFQKTVFCLQPPGDTCTRRSAFDSMVAGCIPVFFHTGSAYKQYRWHLPDDHHKYSVYIPDADVRQRNVSIEAVLRAIPQATVERMREEVIRLIPRVLYADPRSRLETLKDAVDIAVEGILRTVARIRDGEYVDSGGPVTEDPPNLFSSTESRFRPKQSVQAADQ